aaattgcattaagAACATTGCATCTGAAAAGCAGTAAAGCAGGTCATTACTCGTCAACACTGGGGGGGGGtgttattaaataaattaatcgATTTATCCGTTTGAGTTACTTTTttccaataattaaaacaagatctgatttttcagcttcttcaatgtgaatattttatagttTCTTTCTCCAAATAAACAAATTGTTAAAACTGCCAAAATTGCGGAAAATCGTCTTTTCCAAGTTTGAGAAACAAGTGattaataatgaagaaaatgagCGACAGTTGCAGCCCTTGCCTACGCATTAAAATATAGAAATGCGTCATTAAACGTTAATAACACCTGCATGAGTCAAATCTAAAAAGACACAATAATAAAAGAGGCTTGTCTACATTCTAAAAAAGAGCAGAAATGTTGTCTTTCAGCTGTGGACGATAAAATATTTACAGTAGAAGGGACAGGCTGTACAAACGACTGGGATAATTACTTTCACATCATGACGAGGCCTCTTCTCGCCCCGAGcatattctcttttttctgcttCCGGTTGGCCGTGTGCTTTTCCCTCCTGTCCTCCCTGAGACAAGACAAAGACGGTCCATTTATTAGTGTTACGTCGGGGACATTTTACTGCGTCACAGACAGCAGTGAAGACAgtaaaaggtaataaataaacaaacatgttcacaaCAGTGAATGTATAAAAACAACTCTCCACGGCGTGATCTGGTGTAACCAGGACCTGCACTTCACTCAGTCTTCAGGACATTGTCACAAAATTCAAACAACTCATTAAAGCACAACATCCCCAGTAACCCTTAAATAAACTGTGCATTTgtccatatacatatatatttcttAGCTGTTCTATGTTTATACTGATAAATTTTTTATAATTCCAATAAATATAGTAGTcacaatttcatttcactgctgctgtacttgcatgtgacaaataaattaATCTTTGAATCTTTTAATATAGAAGAATTGACTAAGATTAACAGTGTAAACAAGGATTGTTATATAGCAGACAAATTGGTATCAGATAATGAATGTTTGTAAATTCAGACTCACCTTGTTTCGACTTGATGCTGTTTATAGTTTTTCTGATGCGAGTTAGCGATCAGGGACTTGTTTGTCGCCACTGTTGGGTTTTCTTTAGTATCACCGAATGGCTTCAGTTTCCCTttgatttcaaaaacacaattaacacacaaaaaacatcattaagGTTTGTCCGACTAATACTGCACTATTGTTTACAATGTTTACAATTGTTTAATGACTGAACGTCATTTGTACCTGCATGAGGTTTGTAGGTGAGGGGACGAGACAGACTCGCCTTCAGGTCAAAGTTGGTCTTCTGTGTTCCGGGTGTTGTGGAAGTGCTTGTGTTGCCGGTGAAAACAAAAGGCCCTTTGGAATTCAGAGgggaaaacactttaaaatgacttctgaaaaataattatatgCCCTCGATACATATCTGGATTCAGACTCCTGTGAGGACTTGAGCCAAAAGTACCTGGAGTTTTTGTGGCGGAGAAAGTTGAGGGTTTGTCGGGCTTCGCCGCAGCTGTGGTCTGTTTTTTTGGAGTACTCGAGGTCACGCAGGGCGACATACGAGCAGGCGTCTTCATCAACGACCTCTTATACTCATTGTCATGAGTGGCCTCTGAAAACCTGCACAGTATCACAGAGACGTTaatttaatatacatataagataaaggatttcaaatgtattatcagatacCCCCCAAAAAAGTATTATCGGGATATTGCAATAACAAGATTCATGATGACATTTcacagcatttcaaaataaaagtgtttgttctgATATGGGACGATAGGTCAAtgatatagttcacaataaaacatactgATGAGGCGAATTGAATctaaaagtaacaaaaaaaaagaagccaaaatCAAATGAATAGCAACACGTGTACAACAGCCATTTAAAACACTAAATGAGCTTATACATCGGCAAAAACTCTGACATCATGCATCCCTAAATCCCTGATATATACACAAGGGTTCTCCAATATCAGCATGATATCCGCATCGGCTAatattggttttaaaatgtattatcagcaaaaagtccaatatcgtgcatcctaATATATGCACTACACCATCGATACATCCAGAAAGAATTGTCGGGTACTTGGGTATTGTCATGTTTTATAACATTCAtgataaacaacaaaaatgtgttgcctAGTGTCTGTTGTTTAAACATTATACGTCTCCCAGGCGAGTTTCCTAGACAGCAAAGCCCTGCAGAAGAAATGGAAACTCACCGGACGTTGATCCTGCGTGTGGAGAGGACAGACGGTCTGAACGGAGCGTCTTCCTTCCCAGCAGCGTTGTTTGCGGGAGCTTTCGTGGCCGAGAGCAAAGTGTGTCTGCGTATGTCATCGGCTGGTTTCTTACTGGCCGAAATGGGACTGAACATGGACGCGCGACTCTGGTTTGCCTTCTGCAAAAAGAACAGATTTGTCAACCTCGCTGCAACCTGGAAAAAAACGTCTGAATGTTTAACAGATGATAAACACTCACGGCCTGAGATTTGCCAATGAGTTGCTGCTGTTTAGATTTTTCTGGAAGCttctggaaaaagaaaacaagcattATGTATAACCATTTACATTTATAGATTTCAGTAACTTAGGGGTTATCAGAACCTTCCAAGTACCTTCAGTTCTTTGGCCGAAGCTCTGCAGGTCTCCATCTTCTTGCTCTTCCTCTGGACATAAGAGTCAATGGACTCCATCTTGTTAAAATGTGCCTCGTGGAGTTTTTTGAAGTCTACAATAGAGACagaatttacaaaaacatttaaagcaagTAAACAATGTAACCTCTTAAAGACATAACTGGAGGGTATTGAAATAAAACCTATAACTTACTTGGAGTGACAGGCTTCAACTGCCTCTTCTTCTGCAGCAGGCCTTGGTGACGGGGAATTTTACCAGCTTTGGTTACAGCTGTTTGAAATACAATAAGAAATACACTTTTTAATCACTAATTCTATGACATCTGGGAATATTTTACAGCagaaaaaacagacatgaaCATATACAAGTAACCAACAATGATATGAACCTGTATCCTTCACGTCGgcttcctgctgctgtggttCTTCAGGAGACTCGGTTTCATTGTCCGTGGAATCTTTGACGGCAGTCACTTTCCTCTTCTTTGCACCTCGAGCTCCGTGGGATGGAGCAGATGCTTCCACCTCAGTGACATCCTTCAAGAAACAACAGATGTTATGTGTTTTTCAAATCCTCCTGACCTCAACAAGCACTGTGTTAAACGTCACGCCGTTTATTTTCTGTGTCGCACCTCTACGGCAGTTACTGTTAACTTGGTGTCACACTCGGTATCAGAGATCTTTCTCTTGGTACCGTTTCCTCTGCCTCGGCGCGTGTTCACAAACACAGCGGTGCTGGGAACTGCCTCAGCAGTATTTTCCTCAGCACTGTCCTCTTCTGCTTTTCCCTCCTCCTGCACAGCAGCTTCATCCTTCTCTTGTCCCTGGAAAATATAgatgatatttttttaacacaggCATTATTCAGAGCTGAATCTGTCTGTCTAATTCCTGCAATGGGACTTATTGCAATTTGTAACACAAACCATTTAATAGCTAGTGCAGATTATGTGTTACAGATGCATGCAACTGATTTGTTCTTCCTCAAAATTTGTATTTCAAATATCCACAGAGACAATCTAACTGTGCACAACTTTATTCCTTCTATGGCAAATTATGTCAGATttttcattcatgtgtatgaggtttgtcatttaaagatattttcaattcaattcagcgGTTTATGTTATAATCAGCACTTATCATGACTTCCAAATAATTTTTCAATATCTATTTCCAAGaggtaaaaacataaatgaactGTCAACAGTTGTTCTACATCTACATATAAAACTTTTAAGcatgttatcttcattttatggctCAGATTACATTTATCTGGGTGGAGAAGGgacaaaatgtctcttttaatACTAAAGACTGCAGACCCTTGTTGCTGTTTCGTTCCCATTCAAATGGAACGAAACCGTATGAGGGTCTTAGAGAGAGTTATTTACCTGCTCGTGTTGCTcctctttgtttgtctctcGTTGATAATGCTGCTTGATCAGTTTCAAGAGTTTATCCGCCTGGTTTCAAACGGAAAACGTTAGCTTAGCATGGTTTTCACACAACACACGTTAgcttcaaacaaacaaagaagcgCATGTAAGTATGTGGTTTCTTCCATTACCTTCAAGTTTGCTTTAAGTCCGAGCTCCTTGGCGAgtttctgcagctctgcatATTTCATTGAGTCCACGTCGTCCATAATTActttttataaaagaaaactaacacacacacactcgagtTCCTCTCCGACACGAACAGCGACGGCGCCTAACGGTTAAAACGAACCACACGTTCAAAACACAGCTGCTCGGGTCGTTTGATTGGCTCCTGGCTGTGACCGGAAGTTCCCCCGAGCCAATCAGAGCGTAGGTGCATTTATTgtccgttttttttgttttgttttgttttgttttaaataaagttttattgttAATCACAAGCGGACGAACACAGTGgtatcaaacaacaacaaatcatttGTGGGGATTGTGTTGAGGTATATATCCAGATCCACATGTAAGGAAATgagaatattattatatattatatataataactaTAACCATGTGCCCACTGTCCTGTCACTGTTATTTGACCGTTCTCGAAACGTTCGTTCAATTTTACAAACGCTTGAACACTAGATGGCGCGGTGTACCATAAAGATGTTTGAACACAGTTATATTTTTATCACAATATATGTCGTTATATTATGTACATAACTCGAATGTTCGTTAACATAAATTGATGAAGTCTGACACTCCTCCAGGTGGTGGCAGTATAGCGCAgagctaaaacaaaacaaaacaacacgacAGGAAGTTGTGCTGTTGTTTATCCGGTGTTCAAATTCAGAGGCGGATTTATCCAGCTCGTAAACTAAACTTCAATTTTAACATGGAGTTCGTTAACAGCGTGTTACCGAAGTGTGTTGGCGGTGACACCGTGGAATCAGCGGCGGGAGACGGTTTGCTTCTCTGCGCTCAGTGTAACACGGTCCTGGGAGAATCGTCTGACGTCTGTGGAGAGATGAAGAGTTTGGACTCCATCGTGTGTCTAAGTAAGTCTCTCACTGAGGTGTCTCTGAACTTGTATTTGTAaccctttttctggcataaaccctgaccttgtgaggactagttgtcctcatggaaacTAAAAAACTACCCTGGAATTCGAATTTTGGTTTAGGACCTGAAACAGTCCTCATTCTCCCTCTCCCCAGAGCCCATCACCTGCTTCTATatacacgataccaataatatcccGATACAGCGATTCTGCGATCATCAGTATATTGCAATAAAATCATATAGCggtacatcacgatatctgtctaaatGAAGGAAACAAAACGTCAGTGAAAAGTTAAACGTTTTCTACTTtgtcacaacatagagaacaaagtgcatacagtctttgtattgaacgtggatggagcatctctccaacattatcccactgtaaagAGTCCCTTCATTTATTatctaaaatatcaatatttgctgACTTCATCAAATATCATTTCGCAGGAGGAAGGACAACGATATATCACCGAAACGATATTTTTACCCACCTCTACCTCCCATTTATTTGGGCTTGGGACCGTCACTAGGAGTATGTGGCTCCTATAGTATCCAATCAATGGGGAGCAATAGGAATTAGGTCCTCCAGCCTATTCACCTGTCTggattcaaactggcaaccttTCCATGGGCTGCCCCAcatactttaatttagttagattgtttgttttcttgtacCTGATGTGTCCACatgtcctcctctccctccaggAACAACCaatgatgttgtcatcagtaatGAAGTGGAGTTAGGACATAAAGGGGAAATAGCCAAATGGTGAGTGGGAGAGGCAGCGATGTTTTACTTTTCATTGCAGAATGAATTTTCGAACAAAGCACACAGATTTCTAAGTCTTCTCAGTCAACCACACAGGTTCTCCAGTGTCTTCTGTAATCTACAATTGAAAGAtgtatttgtttgatttcagcATCTACAGTTCTCTAAAATGCGGTGGCTGTGACTCTGCTGTGGGCATAGTAATTCACTCCGCTCCATCTCGTCTGGCCGCGATTCgctccctctttctcctcaaCAAAGCAAACATCACTTGGTAAGCTCTGCCGCTTCTGCTGAGAACACAAGCATATTGACGTTTGTGTACCGGTTTACTGCCGTCTGTCTGGAGAGGCTAAAATAAACAAGAGCCATTTGAGTAGGTTTgcaagtgtttttcttctttagaAATGGTTACATTTCCTTTCTTTCATTGTACAGATGCAGATaatatgaaaacattatttttctgttttccttttttatgcAGCTACATCCTTGGTAGCCAATCAGTGGTGAAAGTGTCTTCACTCTCATTTGACGTGAAGCCACTCGGACCAAGTATGAACATGGTGAGGCGACATCTCATCATATTTGCTCAGATGACATCGATTCATTCCTGTATCTACAACTATTGATTGTCATTCTGTGGCAGGCGAGGAAGCATTTTACGGCACATTTGGAGCAGATGACACAAATAAAGAGGAGACTGGATAACAGCAGCGTGAACAGTTCATCGGACAGATAACAGGATCAAGTAATGTAGACTTGTCCTGGGACGTGGCATCATGTTGTCTCCTCCTTTGGGCGATAGTGTGAGTTGAGTGTGTTTGGCTTTTTTGTGTCATGCAGGAATCAGTGCAGTGTCTGTAAAGACACATTAATCTTAATAATCTATTTTGTTTGTCATGTGAAGAGAAGTACATGTTGACACTGTACTATTTCACACAAAATTGGGTCTAcatcagaataaaaaaataaaatgtattgattaAATCTATAGTTTGTAACTTTAATAATAAAGTGTGCTTCTCTTGCTCTCAGTatcattattgtgtttttttatgccaTGGTTGAAGCAGACCATTCAGTAAAGCCAGACGGCTTCAAACTGCAGAACTATGGCGGAAAACACTAAGAAGTGCCTTGTTAATGTGATTGTTCTATAAAATGAGTGCTCCAAGCAAATAAGGTGCTTCCTAAACAACTACTTGCCTGCAAGTTCCAGtcatagctgctgctgctcctgtacCAGACAGTTCCTGAATGCAGTCTGAACTAATAAtactatggaaaaaaaaaacagatgaacacTAAATAAACGCCAACACCCCACCATCCAATTGGCACCATGCTGCATTTTATTGCTGAATTTCtgatacagatttttttttttttaaagttaatacAAAACCAGACAAGAGGCTCACACATAATAAGCATGCACACTTCCTCTGTCTAGAGTGCATAGTTTCTACACAGTCCATCCCTCAGTGGAAAAGTTGATCAACAAAGCAatgtcatttgtctttttacCTAGacttatatttcattttttttttcttcttcacagaaACAAACGTGTTGTTGCGCTGCCATAGTGATATTTGACACAGCAGAGAattaagagaagaaaaacacttaaaatactCTCCattatttgtttagtttttttgggcAATGTTAAGTCTGTAAAAACCACAATTGATGATCAAAACTACTCTGTCACCTTGTCACAGGACATCTGATCAGAATATTTCAATATCCTAATTACACCCATTCACATTACAAAGCTGGTTTTTATTGCATGCAATACAAATCATTCATTATTCTGCTAAGTCATGCATATTTTGAGACCCACATTATTCATGTTGCTAGTCGCCTACTTGCTTATAAGTTGTGATTATAAATCCCCACAAAGGGCATTACAGGGTTTTTTTAAGTATACAGTATTCAAGacagggtggtggtggtgatgatgatgatgatgatggacgTCAGTACATGGAGAGAAAGTGCTTTTCAAGTTCATTCAGTGAGTATGTTACAGCTACAGTTACTGAAAATCTACTTTCCTAAAGGAAATTTGGTTTATGGAAGTAAAATGCTACAATTGAAAAATTTAAAGCATCTCTCATGTATTGACTGGTTTAGGTTATTTAGGTTATGTTGAAAAAAATACCAGACAGGGAAAATAGCCTCTGAAAAATATATGTTTTCATCTAAATTTGTAAGTGTGATCCCTTTATGCTACAACAGTACTCGCATTCCACCTAGTTCTGCAGGAATAATCCCAAACCTTCAATAGTGATGCCGTTTCCTCGCTCAGAAAAGTGACTAATATATGGATTGAGAGCTACAATAAGCataaaagagaaagaggaggagttCCTTCTCCACGTGACGCTACAGAATTCTCTTAAAAATGTACACCCTGGCAATAAACTCATGCATTATTGTACGTTATTGCTTCTAAAACTTCTAATCAAATACAATTGTATGGATTAAAAAATATGATGCTCTGAATCCAGAAACTATGAGGTATTATGTACAATATGATGTCATGATGAGATCCTCAATCTGGGACCAACACTCCCCATCAAGTCCAGGCCAATCAGAACCAAGGTCTTCCttcattgtcacattttaatgagCCATTTGGCCGTCACTTAAAGATAACCTAATTCTTTCGACATTTAAAGAGTGCGTGAATAtattttaggacattttctaaAGATAGGAATCcctaaaaacatgcaggacaaaCTTACACTGAGCATATAATCCTGTGTAAAACGACTTCAATCAATCCATTTAATAATTGCATATGCTGATTGTGTTATACTTAAAGTTGCATTTCAGTTACCAAACCTAGACATGGAACAAAGAAGGGGTCTTGCATTACTGAAAGATTTTAGGACAAAGCTGCATCtatatgtgctgtatttaaagtgtaactaaaccacTATTTTCAGCGTTTGTTTCCATCAAGTGGAACAGTTAAGTTTggaaccaattttttttttggtaaccaGGCCCTACCGCTCAATTTTTTGGCACCTTTCCCTTGggttaccagagtaaaatgCTAGGTACgatcagggtggagctagactggctccacccacaacagtctaACAGCTAATTGGgcgacagaaagaaaaaaaaagccacgcCCTTGTGACCGGCGTAAACATGCCATGGAAGTCGAGgcatttttaaacaacactAAGAAACGTTTAAAAgttgtgttgcgttcaatgtcaCGCTGCATATCTCgcctttaccgttccaaaccgaaTGATACCGTTTGATGGAAACGCAGcattattttaaaggtttagtTACCCTTTTAAAGATTAAGCACCTCAGCATGTGCCACTACCATTTTTCCGCCGCAGTTTTGAGCTCCACCTTAGTCTAGAAATGGATTTCACTATTCTTCTTAAAGCAAGCGTCACTACTGGTCATGCATGGCTACTATAACGCCAGTCCCGCTAAATAAGCTTATGCACATGAGTCTATACATATCTTAATGGAAGACATTGGTGATTTTGTTGCTTTCAAACAACTTGTCACttgtttatacaatatacagtTTGGTCAACAACATGACAGTTAGGATCCAATATTGCACAAATCCCGGAAAAATTTGATATTTctatctttatatttatatttttaaagaaatcacGTAGAAATGCGAAAAAAGTGAGATCGGGGTTTTTTCAGATGTGAGAAAAGAAATTAAGTGCTATGTCAGCACGAGTGTCTCTCAATGTACTGGACACTTGTGGGttgggaattgggcttgtagcCGAGACGGGTCAAAGGCTACCcaaccccacattgctccccgggcacaGATAAGCGTTGCCCACTACTGATGTGTGGTGAAATGCTTATAAAACATTATAATTCTGGAAATAATGTTTATGTAATGTCTGGATTAATTTGTCACGGTTCATGGAATAAATGGAATCAAAATGGTTACGTCTGATTCAAAACAACGTCTTTTTTACAGCAATAAAACGTGGACAAATGAAGGTGAAAATCAGGCCAAAACGCTACGGCATGAAAACGATGCATTGAGAACATATGCTGGATTTAACTTGtgtaaaaaaaggacaaagttTAAACACTAAACAGGCCATTTTTGTAGGATCTCTGGACTCGAGTATTGATGGGAAATCTATCACCAGTCATGTCTCTacttgcagtgtgtgaataaaccTGCAGATCTGACAGAAACCGAGCACTACAAacccaaaatgagtcgaaataCTAACACGTGACCTTCCTTTAGAACAGATGCATAGGAGCCAACAGTGAAAGTGAGTTTCTAAAAGTATGTGACCGTGTGCATCATGTGCTTGTGtcgtttcttgttttttttcccgatGTTCACCCGACAGCAACCTCACTTATTAACACTTAAAACCAAATCTATTGAAAACTACTGTGCTGCTTCACTCTGGTAGGACCTGTCATGGCACTGAGGTAGTGcaaaagatgaaaacaaaccCCATGAGTCTAATTTAATCACAGGCCTTGATCTTTGCTACAGTATCTTGtgtcttcagaaaaaaaaaaagctaagcagctgatttgttcatttttaaaacggCTTTGCTTCTACATTTACATGCAACCTGATAACAATTTAACCCCCAATCTGACTGAAAATGCCCAAATCATGGAGACTTTCAGACAAATAATGAGATTCCATGTGTTTTAAAGCCAGCTATAGACTACATGTAGATGTCGCGTGTGCGTGACGGAAAAATGACGACCGTGCTGCAGAAACAGGCCAGGACAAGAGGGGATgctgtggaggagagaggaccGACGTCCCAGACACAGCAGGAAGGAGGACGCCAGAGTCCCCAAAGCCCAAAAGAGGTCATCTTGTCACTGACTGTTCATTCTTTACCTCCGCAGATGTGGGTTGTGGTGCGAGTCACCTGTAGATGGAGCCGGAGCTGATGTTCCTCCAGTCTGGGCTTCATCTGGTTTCTTGACAACTGTAACAGCCGgccttaaattaaattagaataCACACATT
This genomic interval from Solea solea chromosome 18, fSolSol10.1, whole genome shotgun sequence contains the following:
- the nusap1 gene encoding nucleolar and spindle-associated protein 1; this encodes MDDVDSMKYAELQKLAKELGLKANLKADKLLKLIKQHYQRETNKEEQHEQGQEKDEAAVQEEGKAEEDSAEENTAEAVPSTAVFVNTRRGRGNGTKRKISDTECDTKLTVTAVEDVTEVEASAPSHGARGAKKRKVTAVKDSTDNETESPEEPQQQEADVKDTAVTKAGKIPRHQGLLQKKRQLKPVTPNFKKLHEAHFNKMESIDSYVQRKSKKMETCRASAKELKKLPEKSKQQQLIGKSQAKANQSRASMFSPISASKKPADDIRRHTLLSATKAPANNAAGKEDAPFRPSVLSTRRINVRFSEATHDNEYKRSLMKTPARMSPCVTSSTPKKQTTAAAKPDKPSTFSATKTPGPFVFTGNTSTSTTPGTQKTNFDLKASLSRPLTYKPHAGKLKPFGDTKENPTVATNKSLIANSHQKNYKQHQVETREDRREKHTANRKQKKENMLGARRGLVMM
- the oip5 gene encoding protein Mis18-beta: MKSLDSIVCLRTTNDVVISNEVELGHKGEIAKCIYSSLKCGGCDSAVGIVIHSAPSRLAAIRSLFLLNKANITCYILGSQSVVKVSSLSFDVKPLGPSMNMARKHFTAHLEQMTQIKRRLDNSSVNSSSDR